One genomic region from Desulfobaccales bacterium encodes:
- a CDS encoding response regulator transcription factor, whose protein sequence is MAPYNIVLADDHILVRQGIKKILQEDREMRVVGEAADGVELLELLGKIAPELVILDISMPRLKGLAAAERIRHLYPNIKVLILSMHRSKEYLRQALAAGVHGYLLKEDADVALFAAIEIVRQGKIFISPLLEE, encoded by the coding sequence ATGGCCCCCTATAATATTGTATTGGCCGACGATCATATTTTGGTGCGCCAGGGAATCAAAAAGATCCTCCAGGAAGACCGTGAGATGCGCGTGGTGGGCGAAGCGGCAGATGGGGTAGAACTTCTTGAATTATTAGGGAAAATAGCTCCTGAATTGGTCATTTTAGATATTTCTATGCCTCGCCTTAAAGGGTTGGCGGCGGCAGAGAGAATTAGGCATCTCTACCCTAACATCAAAGTGTTGATCCTGAGCATGCACCGGAGCAAAGAATACCTGCGCCAGGCCTTGGCGGCCGGTGTCCATGGCTATCTTCTCAAAGAAGATGCGGATGTGGCGCTCTTTGCCGCCATCGAGATAGTCCGCCAGGGCAAGATCTTCATATCGCCGCTACTTGAGGAATAA
- a CDS encoding archease, protein MRLKNVEAASRPRRRPYRQIPHTADLAWRIWGKNLPELFENAGRALSATLTDIRSVRRRETRQVSLESSDREALLVDWLNHLLYLSDIDGFLGRDFQVASLTAERLEAKVEGEIFDPSRHPSKTAVKAATFHKLAIVPELDGWRATVVLDL, encoded by the coding sequence ATGAGGCTCAAAAACGTGGAGGCTGCTTCCCGGCCGCGACGTCGCCCATACCGGCAGATACCTCATACTGCTGATCTGGCCTGGCGTATATGGGGGAAAAACCTCCCGGAGCTCTTTGAAAATGCAGGTCGCGCTTTGAGCGCGACGTTGACGGATATACGGTCCGTGCGACGCCGGGAGACCCGGCAAGTAAGCCTGGAATCCAGCGACCGTGAGGCCCTCCTGGTGGATTGGCTCAACCACCTGCTCTATCTTTCTGACATTGATGGCTTTTTGGGCCGGGACTTTCAGGTGGCGTCGTTGACCGCCGAGCGCCTGGAAGCCAAAGTGGAGGGGGAGATTTTTGATCCCTCCCGGCATCCGAGCAAAACCGCGGTCAAGGCCGCGACGTTCCATAAATTGGCAATCGTGCCGGAACTGGATGGCTGGCGAGCTACGGTGGTGTTGGATTTGTGA
- the iorA gene encoding indolepyruvate ferredoxin oxidoreductase subunit alpha produces the protein MSELLSGRAGERRLFLGNEAIVRGALEAGVALVTTYPGTPASEIGDRCYEIARQTDLRFEFSTNEKVALEVAAGAAACGWRVLTAMKHVGLNVAADALMTLAYVGVKGGMVIVSADDPSLFSSQNEQDNRYYAKMAGLPMLEPATPQEAKDMTLAAFALSEELKVPVLLRTTTRVNHTRGGVTLGELAPRPGLGRFHKDPFRQVMVPAVARQAHVRLLIAEDQARTLAASSPFNEISGAGTWGIVTSGVSSTYVTDALVELNLTDKVRLLKLGFTHPLPEELLADFLAPLEKVLVVEELEPYLEEGLKAVAQDREITVTIRGKGPELFSRLYEYHPALVRQVIARFFGVAYEAPELMVPEAVLGQALPDRPPNLCPGCPHRATYYAVKIALKDLGVEGIFPTDIGCYTLGLLPPLSMADFLICMGSSISTAAGISQATGQKVVAFIGDSTFFHAGLPALANAVHNGHDFLLVILDNGTTAMTGSQPHPGVSMAPPGYPGVHVPIPRVVKALGVDQLWVSNPFKYKESLAATKEALGAKGVRVLISQAPCHLYAQRLSGKKRQARFQVVGGCGECRDCLDNFGCPAMFLEGGQAGHLMIDSDLCSGCAFCVQWCDHIRPVKSGA, from the coding sequence ATGTCAGAGCTTTTATCCGGACGCGCAGGGGAGCGGCGGCTTTTCCTGGGTAATGAAGCCATTGTGCGGGGTGCCCTGGAAGCTGGGGTGGCCTTGGTCACAACTTACCCCGGGACTCCCGCCTCCGAGATCGGCGACCGGTGTTATGAGATTGCCCGGCAGACCGACCTCCGGTTCGAATTCTCCACCAACGAAAAGGTGGCCCTGGAAGTGGCGGCGGGCGCCGCGGCTTGCGGCTGGCGCGTGCTTACCGCCATGAAACACGTGGGCCTCAATGTAGCTGCCGATGCCCTCATGACCCTGGCCTATGTGGGGGTCAAAGGCGGCATGGTGATTGTCAGCGCTGACGACCCGTCGCTGTTCTCCAGTCAGAATGAGCAGGACAACCGCTACTACGCCAAGATGGCGGGCTTGCCCATGCTGGAGCCTGCCACCCCCCAGGAAGCCAAGGACATGACCCTGGCGGCTTTCGCCCTCTCCGAGGAGCTTAAGGTCCCGGTGCTCTTGCGCACCACCACCCGGGTTAACCACACCCGGGGCGGGGTGACCCTGGGAGAGCTGGCGCCCCGGCCGGGGCTCGGGCGGTTCCATAAGGACCCCTTCCGCCAAGTCATGGTGCCGGCCGTGGCCCGCCAGGCCCACGTGCGCCTCCTGATTGCCGAAGACCAGGCCCGGACTTTGGCCGCGAGTTCGCCCTTCAATGAGATCAGCGGGGCCGGAACCTGGGGCATTGTCACCAGCGGGGTGAGCAGCACCTATGTCACTGATGCCCTGGTGGAGCTGAACTTGACTGATAAAGTCAGGCTGCTCAAGTTGGGATTCACCCACCCTCTGCCCGAGGAGTTGCTGGCGGATTTCCTGGCGCCTCTGGAGAAAGTCCTGGTGGTGGAGGAGTTGGAGCCTTATCTGGAAGAGGGTCTCAAGGCCGTGGCCCAGGACCGGGAGATTACCGTGACCATCCGGGGCAAAGGACCTGAGTTGTTTTCTCGCCTTTATGAGTACCACCCGGCCTTGGTGCGGCAGGTCATCGCCCGCTTTTTCGGGGTGGCCTATGAGGCGCCGGAACTGATGGTCCCTGAGGCAGTATTGGGGCAGGCCTTGCCGGATCGCCCCCCTAATCTTTGCCCGGGCTGTCCTCACCGGGCCACCTACTATGCGGTGAAGATTGCCCTCAAAGACCTGGGCGTGGAAGGGATCTTTCCCACGGATATCGGTTGCTACACCCTGGGGCTCCTACCGCCTTTGTCCATGGCGGATTTCCTCATCTGCATGGGATCTTCCATCAGTACTGCCGCTGGGATTTCCCAGGCTACCGGCCAAAAAGTGGTGGCCTTTATCGGCGACTCCACCTTTTTTCACGCCGGGCTGCCCGCTCTGGCCAACGCCGTGCACAACGGTCACGATTTTCTCCTGGTCATTTTGGACAACGGCACCACGGCCATGACCGGTTCCCAGCCCCATCCCGGCGTGAGTATGGCGCCTCCGGGTTATCCCGGCGTGCACGTCCCCATCCCCCGGGTGGTCAAGGCCCTGGGAGTGGACCAACTCTGGGTGTCCAATCCCTTTAAATATAAAGAGAGCCTGGCGGCTACCAAAGAGGCCCTGGGGGCCAAAGGCGTGCGGGTGCTCATCTCCCAGGCCCCGTGTCACCTCTATGCCCAGCGGCTTTCGGGCAAAAAACGTCAAGCCCGCTTCCAGGTGGTCGGGGGCTGCGGCGAGTGCCGGGACTGCCTGGATAATTTCGGCTGCCCGGCTATGTTCTTGGAAGGTGGTCAAGCAGGCCACCTGATGATCGACTCGGACCTGTGCTCCGGCTGCGCCTTCTGCGTCCAGTGGTGCGACCACATCCGCCCGGTGAAGTCAGGAGCATAA
- a CDS encoding indolepyruvate oxidoreductase subunit beta produces the protein MTSTEKRKTKNENPNKNLRIFLTGVGGQGTLLASRLLGEAALAAGFNPMVSETHGMAQRGGIVVSTVVLGDLQSPLISPGEADIVLGFEALEAFRALDRCHADTLVIANTATLVPYPVAIGQAHYPAVDQMFRRLAEHVGALLAFDAGDLARQAGSPLAVNMVLLGALAATDSLPIPTETILKVVRTQTKEKFLASNLKAFELGAAAARDSSNWQRRSLQ, from the coding sequence ATGACCTCTACCGAAAAACGAAAAACGAAAAACGAAAACCCTAATAAAAACCTGCGCATCTTCCTCACCGGCGTGGGCGGCCAGGGGACGCTCCTGGCCAGCCGCCTCCTGGGCGAGGCCGCCCTGGCCGCGGGGTTCAATCCCATGGTAAGCGAAACCCATGGCATGGCCCAACGGGGTGGCATCGTGGTCTCCACGGTGGTGCTGGGAGATCTGCAAAGCCCCTTGATTTCCCCGGGCGAAGCCGACATCGTCTTGGGCTTCGAGGCCCTGGAGGCCTTCCGGGCCCTGGACCGCTGCCATGCGGACACCCTGGTGATCGCCAATACCGCCACCCTAGTGCCCTACCCGGTGGCCATCGGGCAGGCGCACTATCCTGCCGTGGACCAGATGTTCCGTCGCCTGGCCGAGCATGTGGGCGCGCTTTTGGCCTTTGACGCCGGCGACCTGGCCCGGCAGGCTGGCAGCCCCCTGGCCGTCAACATGGTCCTTTTGGGTGCCTTGGCAGCCACCGACTCTCTGCCCATCCCGACGGAGACGATCCTCAAGGTCGTCCGCACCCAGACCAAGGAAAAATTTCTGGCCTCGAACCTTAAGGCCTTTGAGTTGGGAGCCGCGGCCGCCCGGGACTCCAGCAACTGGCAGCGACGGTCCCTGCAATGA